From one Rhopalosiphum padi isolate XX-2018 chromosome 2, ASM2088224v1, whole genome shotgun sequence genomic stretch:
- the LOC132919617 gene encoding lanC-like protein 3 homolog produces MSKRYFNNVFHDSQEVGLNMSYDFLKHSVYNLMEDISQNTSFSSDNDLYIGTTGIAYMYYHLATSEGFKNDSTALLNKAVEVSKLRQPNSSEKYSSQFICGDAGVNAVNAAIFHKIGDEKTAEMYLEHFKNGLAVCKPINFFKPGGDELFVGRAGYLFGLLWLEKVFNRKIIADLDIIQLCLTIVESGRNYSKKNKSIFPLMYSYYNTEYLGAAHGLCTILQVLISFPCFIKKEQKAMQDIKKCIDVLISLQSTSGNFPCAMDELGLRKRPEKDELVHWCHGAPGVVYLLAKAYLVFKEPSYLECCLKCGDLVWTKGLLKKGPGLCHGIAGNGYVFLLLYRLTGDTKHLNRALQFGKFIFTDECIQGSRRPDNLYSLYEGLAGTVCYLSDLTQPDKASFPFLDVF; encoded by the exons ATGTCAAAACGCTATTTCAACAACGTATTTCATGATAGTCAAGAAGTTGGTTTAAATATGtcttatgattttttgaaaCATAGTGTGTACAATCTAATGGAAGATATAAGTCAAAATACTTCATTTTCGTCTGATAATGATTTGTATATTGGAACAACAGGTATAgcatatatgtattatcatttagcTACATCAGAAGGGTTTAAAAATGATTCCACTGCCTTATTGAATAAGGCAGTTGAGGTTTCAAAACTAAGGCAGCCCAATTCATCTGAAAAATACTCAAGTCAATTCATTTGTGGTGATGCTGGAGTTAATGCCGTAAATGCTGCAATATTTCACAAAATTGGTGATGAGAAAACAGCAGAAAtgtatttagaacattttaaaaatggattAGCTGTTTGTAAgccaatcaatttttttaagccAGGAGGAGATGAATTATTTGTCGGTCGTGCTGGTTATCTTTTTGGTCTTTTATGGttagaaaaagtttttaatagaaaaataatagctGACTTAGACATTATTCAACTTTGTTTAACAATTGTGGAGTCTGGGcgcaattattctaaaaaaaataaaagtatatttcctCTCATGTACTCATATTACAATACAGAAtatttag gagCAGCTCATGGTCTATGTACAATACTACAGGTACTAATTTCATTTccttgttttattaaaaaagaacaaaaaGCTATGcaagatattaaaaaatgtatagatgtgCTGATATCATTACAATCAACTAGTGGTAATTTCCCTTGTGCAATGGATGAATTAGGTTTGAGAAAAAGACCTGAAAAAGATGAACTTGTTCATTGGTGTCACGGAGCTCCag gtgttgTATACTTATTAGCTAAAGCATATTTGGTTTTTAAAGAACCTTCTTATTTGGAATGCTGTTTAAAATGTGGAGATTTGGTATGGACCAAGGGACTTTTAAAAAAAGGACCTG gtttaTGTCATGGAATAGCTGGGAATGgatatgtgtttttattattatataggttgaCCGGtgatacaaaacatttaaaccGTGCTTTACAatttggtaaatttatttttactgatgaATGTATTCAAGGATCTAGAAGACCAGACAATTTGTACAGTTTATATGAAGGATTAGCTGGCACTGTTTGCTATTTAAGTGATTTGACTCAACCAGACAAAGCTAGTTTCCCATTCCTAGacgtgttttaa
- the LOC132919619 gene encoding FK506-binding protein 15-like, producing MDSTNKSETFKHHQNDANQSIRRPKSLATHSPVVATIVAKAVTVSKLENNELTAVGKYGFALAGDVKLNYYQLLLYGSKSSILVNLVLTKDFKYNVNENNTVEFISKENWHLEFSNTNDAVDFNSHLAFVLWKLNGFKELFWFDLYYPSRNDNVAMFGSVVEIIYVASTVQGNTIGPEVSNNIEDSQYLKVNVNQEGWERSLLGVNDSTQRIVYIPYAEMGAWKILTNGKQCLCLTVTVKNVYEIKENDINDFLEIVNQESLNTAPINDSSSIQVKEIVENNQTDQIAASLKTVCIESLYDEFEKFKLDSIKTNERLTKLESLVIEKPNKIENSSELKKSMKTLYKSIIREFPVDQTFSGSQIQTIIQNIFHNTLTSSSQSHSKNV from the coding sequence atggacTCAACCAATAAAAGCGAAACATTTAAACATCATCAAAATGATGCAAATCAATCAATTCGGCGACCAAAATCTCTGGCAACTCATTCTCCAGTAGTTGCTACTATTGTCGCGAAAGCAGTCACTGTTAGCAAGcttgaaaataatgaattaactgCAGTTGGTAAATATGGATTTGCATTGGCTGGAGATGTGAAGTTAAATTACTATCAACTCTTACTTTATGGTAGTAAAAGTTCTATTCTCGTCAATCTTGTGTTAACTAAAGATTTCAAGTACAATGTAAATGAAAACAATACAGTTGAATTCATATCCAAAGAGAACTGGCatttagaattttcaaatacaaatgaCGCTGTGGACTTCAATTCACATTTGGCATTTGTTCTGTGGAAACTTAATGGGTTTAAGGAACTGTTTTGGTTTGATCTGTATTATCCATCTCGGAATGACAATGTAGCCATGTTTGGTAGTGTTGTGGAGATAATTTATGTTGCGAGTACAGTTCAGGGTAATACAATTGGACCAGAAGTTTCTAATAACATTGAAGATAGtcaatacttaaaagttaatgtTAATCAAGAAGGCTGGGAAAGGTCTTTATTAGGGGTTAATGACAGCACTCAAAGGATTGTATATATACCATATGCGGAAATGGGTGCTTGGAAAATTTTGACTAATGGCAAACAATGTTTATGTTTAACTGTAACTGTCAAGAATGTTTATGAAATCAAAgaaaatgatataaatgatTTTCTAGAAATTGTAAATCAAGAATCATTAAATACAGCTCCTATAAATGACTCTTCTTCGATACAAGTAAAAGAAATTGTTGAGAATAACCAAACTGATCAAATTGCTGcatcattaaaaacagtttgtaTTGAATCACTATATGATGAAttcgaaaaatttaaattagatagtATAAAAACCAATGAGAGATTAACAAAATTAGAATCATTGGTTATAGAAAAgccaaataaaatagaaaattcaagcgagttaaaaaaatcaatgaaaaccTTGTATAAGAGTATAATACGCGAGTTTCCTGTCGATCAAACATTTTCTGGAAGTCAAattcaaacaataatacaaaacatttttcataatacattAACATCTTCCAGTCAGTCTCATTCCAAAAATGTCTAA
- the LOC132919618 gene encoding lanC-like protein 3 homolog has protein sequence MAKRFFNNIYSESYESDLSEYHKVWKDKVNSLMQLVDQNASSSSKNTLYTGTAGIAYMFYHLAISNEFKNNSSTYLNKAIKVLKLKERSFNQKKLNHFICGDAGVNAVNAAIYNQIGDTKKAEIYLKNFENGVTNCKPIDSLKAGEDELFVGRAGYLYGVLWLEKVFGRKIIPDQDVIDICLTIIESGRQYSKINKSMFPLMYSYHSKEYLGAAHGLCTILQVLISFPCFINNDQKAMQDIKKCIDLLISLQTSNGNFPTKILELGSKQRPEEDELVHWCHGAPGVVYLLAKAYLVFKEPSYLECCLKCGDLVWTKGLLKKGPGLCHGIAGNGYVFLLLYRLTGDTKHLNRALQFGKFIFTDECIQGSRRPDNLYSLYEGLAGTVCYLSDLTQPDKASFPFLDVF, from the exons atggcaAAACGtttcttcaataatatatattccgaAAGTTACGAGAGTGATTTAAGTGAATATCACAAAGTTTGGAAAGATAAAGTAAATAGTTTAATGCAACTTGTTGATCAAAATGCTTCATCATCGTCAAAAAACACTTTGTATACTGGAACGGCTGGTATTGCATACATGTTTTATCACTTGGCAATATCAaacgaatttaaaaacaattcctCAACCTATTTAAATAAAGCAATCAAAGTTCTAAAACTTAAAGAGAGAAGTTTTaatcagaaaaaattaaatcactttattTGTGGAGATGCAGGAGTAAACGCTGTAAATGCTGCAATATATAACCAAATAGGTGACACGAAAAAAGctgaaatatatttgaaaaattttgaGAATGGAGTAACTAATTGCAAGCCAATAGATTCTTTGAAAGCTGGAGAAGATGAATTATTTGTTGGTCGTGCAGGGTATCTCTATGGAGTTCTATGGTTAGAAAAAGTTTTTGGAAGGAAAATAATACCTGACCAAGATGTTATTGACATATGCTTAACAATAATAGAATCTGGTCgccaatattcaaaaataaataaaagcatgTTTCCCCTTATGTACTCATATCACAGTAAAGAATATTTAG gaGCAGCTCATGGCCTATGTACAATTCTTCAAGTATTAATTTCATTTccttgttttattaataacgaCCAAAAAGCCATGCAagatatcaaaaaatgtatagatttattGATATCTTTACAGACATCTAATGGTAATTTTCCTACTAAAATACTGGAATTAGGATCAAAACAAAGACCTGAAGAAGATGAATTGGTTCATTGGTGCCATGGAGCTCCAG gtGTTGTATACTTATTAGCTAAAGCATATTTGGTTTTTAAAGAACCTTCTTATTTGGAATGCTGTTTAAAATGTGGAGATTTGGTATGGACCAAGGGACTTTTAAAAAAAGGACCTG gtttaTGTCATGGAATAGCTGGGAATGgatatgtgtttttattattatataggttgaCCGGtgatacaaaacatttaaaccGTGCTTTACAatttggtaaatttatttttactgatgaATGTATTCAAGGATCTAGAAGACCAGACAATTTGTACAGTTTATATGAAGGATTAGCTGGCACTGTTTGCTATTTAAGTGATTTGACTCAACCAGACAAAGCTAGTTTCCCATTCCTAGacgtgttttaa
- the LOC132919616 gene encoding stAR-related lipid transfer protein 7, mitochondrial — protein MSIKSFVWKPNLLVASSSCRAQSVCRTFSKRCKKSLSNDSLLLSILKKRTKNFFKKQDFGAHIARTKKVMIACKKMITAVNKFKQQLAKHRKNLIMCVAMAFTFDWYKERICVDELIRLRQEFGIVKKLNNKSTSNDIIQDEQTSISQKTDSNNNELKLSMSKTKNNQNKFDCSYTSCDCPRCRNMSEEGWEPFTSGSYYNAWKKPNVDYPDQDLYIYKVHGSFNDITALDFMQVQLDLNYRKEWDSMSVDLNIFDSEPLTHSDLIYWELRWPKWFQNRDYVFKRRYKIDEDEKLMLIVCESVEHPDFPEQSNKWRVKNYWSYIVIKPHEDFDKPGVEFSITYFDDPGVSVSNYLMSWYQCKGMPSFLNDQRLAALELTKRRFEENKMLKPDKTNIETKLDQPQTTQTSWISWLFGYFLF, from the exons ATGTCAATTAAAAGCTTTGTTTGGAAACCAAATTTACTAGTGGCATCATCAAGTTGTCGGGCACAATCAGTATGTCGTACATTCTCAAAGCGGTGCAAGAAATCGTTATCAAATGATTCATtactattatctattttaaaaaaacgcacaaaaaatttttttaaaaaacaagacTTTGGTGCCCATATTGCAAGAACTAAAAAGGTAATGATTGcttgtaaaaaaatgattactgCTGTCAATAAGTTCAAGCAACAGTTGGCTAAACACAGAAAAAACTTGATCATGTGTGTGGCTATGGCTTTTACATTTGATTGGTATAAAGAAAGAATATGTGTTGATGAATTAATCAG gtTACGTCAAGAATTTGgaattgtcaaaaaattaaataataaatctacttCAAATGATATTATTCAAGATGAACAAACTAGTATTTCTCAAAAAActgattctaataataatgaactaaAGTTATCTATGTCTAagacaaaaaataatcaaaataaatttgattgttCATACACTAGTTGTGATTGTCCCAGATGTAGAAACATGAGTG AAGAAGGGTGGGAACCTTTTACGAGTGGTTCTTATTACAATGCTTGGAAAAAACCTAATGTTGATTACCCAGATcaagatttatatatttataaag TACATGGATCATTTAATGATATAACAGCATTGGACTTCATGCAAGTGCAATTAGACCTTAATTATCGAAAAGAATGGGATAGCATGTCTGtagatttgaatatttttgattctGAGCCTCTTACACACAGTGATCTCATTTACTGGGAACTTCGTTGgccg AAATGGTTTCAAAATCGTGATTATGTGTTTAAACGGCGCTACAAAATTGATGAAgatgaaaaattaatgttaattgtttGTGAAAGTGTTGAACATCCTGATTTCCCTGAACAGAGTAATAAGTGGAGAGTAAAAAATTACTGGTCATATATTGTCATTAAACCACATGAGGATTTTGATAAG CCAGGAGTTGAGTTTTCAATCACTTACTTTGATGACCCCGGAGTTTCTGTTTCAAATTACTTGATGTCATGGTATCAATgtaaag gaatgccttcatttttaaatgatcaACGATTAGCTGCATTAGAATTAACAAAACGTCgttttgaagaaaataaaatgttaaaacctGATAAAACTAACATAGAAACCAAACTAGATCAACCACAGACGACTCAAACGTCTTGGATTTCTTGGCTTTTtggatactttttattttaa